The genomic interval catgaaaagcaggtacctaggtagttaggtctagcataagtaaaggaaaaaatccgaaaaccgcgaatttgtggtttgTGGTTGGAAAAAATGAATTACAAGAAAAATTGTTAAGTTACTTTATTTTGTAGGAAAGTGTCTGGATATTTAGGTAcggaaaccctaaaaactaggtacttatctaaGTTTTACAAATACTCGTCATCAACATGAGTATTTATGATTTAAATTGATTTATCCATCAACACATTTATTCAAATGTAATAACTAGGTACATACCTTGGAtgtataggtacgtacctacttatgttttttctttcttatagGAGTGCCTCAGCTGATTCATCGGTACCTAGTGTTATCAAAGAAATTTCGTACTATGATATGTCTGGTGAAAAGTATTTGACGATATTTAATCATTACTGTTATAAAAATACCAAATATTTTcagtaagttttaaaattaaatttgtaataggtaactagttagttatttagttttttaagaaattaaaaaagcggtgatagcctagtggtaaagcCTGATATCCTAGTTGATGGTTAGGGAATTCGGGGTtagatcccgggcatgcacctctagcTTTCAGAAGTTATgagtgttttaagcaattaaatattacctcTAAAGAAATATCGATAAATATCACTCATTCACACTGTGAAggaataacatcgtgaggaaacctgcatacctagttacctgagagttctccataatattctcaaagttgtgtggaGTCTGCAAAATTACACTTTGCCAGCGTCGTGGACAATAGCCAAACTCTTCTCTCAcgctgagaggagacccgtgctcagtagtgagccggcaatgggtagatcataatgataatgataaatctaatattttaaactaattaaTGCCTGCGATTGCATCCACATGCTCTCAAccaagtcttttttttttaattgacagattattaaaattttgttgttttagttacaaaaaaccACCATCACGAATCGGCACAAATGAAGATGTAACAAGATTAAAAAAGACATTCAAAGATATGGATTACCAAGTTACCTGTCATGATAACATGGATTACGGCGAGATTATGGACAAAATCATAGAAAGTGAGTTGTTTTGTATTGGGTACCCACCAATCCCTACATAAGAGGAATTATTTCTGGAGAACTAATGAATAATACAAGATGGGCTTACGGACGTCGAAAAGTGTCCGTGAAAATATCCCCTCTCGTCACCTGCGACACAAACTTGCATGCTTGCAAGTTGCTCCTACCTACTTCTTTCTCAATCTTCATTCCTCAAGTTCGTTAGTAAACCGCTCGTTTTCGACATTTTtatataacccttcctttcgggtagtcgggtaaaaaaggtcGAGAACGGGCCATATTTTATGAACCGCGGGTAATTCtgtaattattacctacttttactttttaacccccgacccaaaaagaggggtgttataagtttgacgtgtgtatctgtgtatctgtcggtggcatcgtagctcctaaactaattaaccgatttttatttagtttttttttgtttgaaaggtggcttgaccgagagtgttcttaggccttagctataatccaagaaaatcggttcagccgcttgaaagttatcagctcttttctagttactgtaaccttcacttgtcgggggtgtaataaaattctaatttacacttgtctatcaAAAGTATTTAACACTTACGCCCTAAATTCACAGATGTACAACTTTAGTACCTAAATTAAACCTAAAGTTTCTGCAGTCACTTAGATGAGctttgctatttatttattttgtaggtaAGGCGGTATTTAATGGAAatgatttttatgattttagttaGTAAGCAAGACCATAAAGTAACATCATGTCTATGCTTTGTATTTTTAACACATGGTCTGAAAGGCGGAGACCTCTTTGCGGCCGATCGCCCTTATCAGTTCAGAGATGTGACAACTGTGCTTGAAAATGGCCATGCAAGTCTCGTTGGAAaaccgaaaatattttttgttcagGTTATtgttattacattattattacggcaaataaatgatttgattttacATTACAGTTACAACTCTTATCCGGTCAAAACTAGTATTAACTGCAAAGAACAGTCAACACTAGTTTTCAGTAAGTAAGTAAGGTCGAAAATCGGAAATAATTATGGTCAATATGGGTCAATAGAAGTTtacatatttaagtacttattttaaagaaaaactaaaaGTACGCTCTGTCatagtatttttttactaagaaaCATCTAgttacaaacaaagttagttttgtgGTTCATTAACAAAAGTGATTTCTTTTGTAGTAGTTTTTTTATTCGAAGGTAGTTTTGACCGGATTTTGATTGAGGtttttattgataataatataaaattctgTCAGTAAAAAAAgaacagtaaaaaataaaatatctaactATTTTTGCAACAGGCTTGTAGAGGTGATCAAATAGACAGTGGGCGAAGGATGGCAATCGATGGACATGAAGTGTCAATAAACATTCCCACTCACGCAGATTTTCTTGTTCTATACTCAAGTGTGGAGAGTAAGCATAGTTTTTCGTTTACCTATTTTTGTCTTTGTTGGAAAATTGGTCAAACTACAAGAGTCAGGACTGCTGCGCT from Maniola jurtina chromosome 1, ilManJurt1.1, whole genome shotgun sequence carries:
- the LOC123866400 gene encoding caspase-like isoform X1, with amino-acid sequence MSETLSDAGIYNRTPATSGSASADSSVPSVIKEISYYDMSGEKYLTIFNHYCYKNTKYFHYKKPPSRIGTNEDVTRLKKTFKDMDYQVTCHDNMDYGEIMDKIIEISKQDHKVTSCLCFVFLTHGLKGGDLFAADRPYQFRDVTTVLENGHASLVGKPKIFFVQACRGDQIDSGRRMAIDGHEVSINIPTHADFLVLYSSVENFVSYRDKEGSFLVQELCDVIEEHHKEWDILHIITLVQRRVAYYRTTFAPSNPSIHDKKQMPETRYTLTKLFYF
- the LOC123866400 gene encoding caspase-like isoform X2; translated protein: MSGEKYLTIFNHYCYKNTKYFHYKKPPSRIGTNEDVTRLKKTFKDMDYQVTCHDNMDYGEIMDKIIEISKQDHKVTSCLCFVFLTHGLKGGDLFAADRPYQFRDVTTVLENGHASLVGKPKIFFVQACRGDQIDSGRRMAIDGHEVSINIPTHADFLVLYSSVENFVSYRDKEGSFLVQELCDVIEEHHKEWDILHIITLVQRRVAYYRTTFAPSNPSIHDKKQMPETRYTLTKLFYF